In Phragmites australis chromosome 18, lpPhrAust1.1, whole genome shotgun sequence, the genomic window gagagagagatgggcaaatgagagagagaggagtgagagAGGTAATCGATCACTTAAGGGAGCCTCTGTGCACTGGTGGTTAGACCACGAGAAGCCCACATGGCTGTCCACCTGGCGATTAGACCGCGGTTGAGCCCGATCAGACCGCGAAAAGGgtttttgctaaattttgttctaattttcccatcatttctttcttcttttctccatgGTATTTAAGGTCTTCAATGTCTTCCTATACCATTTTCACTCccgaaatatccaaaataataacTAATCATATTAAACATACCACCATGATGGTTATGCATGTTTAATCCTGTAATTaacattttgggatgtgacacttTGCGAAGTGGAATGCTCAGTGTGAAGTGGGACGTTCCAGTTGGTATAGATGGTTCTATCTAAGAATCATTTGTACTGTGTCATTTGTAGAGACGGTTCTAAACAGAAACCGGCTATACTATTAGTACATACGGTCCTATTCGGGAACCATCTTAACTGGAGTGTTCCACTCTGTGAGAACTATTTCTTGTTATTTTTTCGGACGGTTCTAGCTTGGAGCCGTCTGTAGTAATATTTGCACAGATAGCTCCGTAAATAGGTGTGTACTAAGGTGTCTCACTAAATCATTTTTTAAGTAATGTACCTTATGCAATGTACATTAAGGTTTCTCTAGCCTCTAtgtgtgattttgataattaacgataatatctatggactaacaattgaattaagaattattagtaggttgttccataggtaataCATGGAGGATTGAGTATGGATGCATTAAGGaatgtcatgtgatcaagagagatatatcaagatgaatgagctctatgTGATGCTCATGACATGAAGGAGAAACTAAAAAGATTGACGATAAGCGTGGAGGCTAAGTTATTTATgaagattaagtgactaaataTATGAGATTGTCAACTGAGTTGTATGGGCTGACACATATGCTATGTGTTTGagagtgagtggggttaggttccatataaaGATTGACAACAAAGAGTGAATGTCAAGTTaattgtgaagatcaagtgacttaaggtataaagttgtcaattaggttttatgaactaacccatATGATTTGTGTTGGAGAGTAAATTGAGGTTAGGTTTTATAAGAATGTATGAGTTGAATTAAGATATTCAAAATGCCAAGttagaagagcaagatcaaaaCAAGTTCAGTGGATAACTTATGTGCTTGATGCTTACAGTTTATGTCTTGGTGGTGAATTGGATGAATATGATGTGAAAAGAGAAGTTTTCCATGCTTAGTGGctgggaagcaatcaagtgatcTACATCAAGTTTCTGGAGAtcgagtgaagatcaagatggaagcaaggatgatcatcgtcataaagagaagaggagttgatgatgagccTTGAAGAGTTATGAGAAGCGTCGgagcttggatgatgtgttcgtcaagtccgacGAGATTGTTCAAGGCAAATGTATAATTAGAATATGTTTTTTAGTTTTACCGGTCTCAAGTAGTTTGGAGGGAGATCATATTATAGTATCAAGAgacgtactatcaagagggattgCCAAAAgtgttgctcgattgttgtgtcgagtTCTCAAACCATGTACTTAGTGCGGGATGTGTATGTGTTGAGAGTTCGTTTTAGGAGTCCATGGTATCTAaaatgtgttttagatttaaccctttgtGTTATCAGCCTTAGTGGCGAAAAATGGTTGTAGCTAAGCCTTAGTGGTGGTTGGCATGTTCCATGTTGTACATAGTTTAATCTTGAGGGATTAAGTTTTGTACAATAGGTGAAAGTGTCTGAATCAACTTTCGAAGTGTTACTAGTTTCGATCAAATATGattgaggtcatgaattcagtagggATGTGAAGTTCTATGAACAAGCTTTTGTAGGGTCAAAATCATTAAAATTTGATATCAGGATCAAAATTTATCGTCATTTTTTAAATGTTGGTTGTGCTGATTGGATGTTCTGATCCATCAGAGTTCTTGGTTTGGAATTAATTTTGGATCGGATGTTTCGATCTAAACATTAGATGTTTCGATGagttgttttttttaatctgaCCGTTGGGATTTGAaagatcggatgttctgatttGGGGATCAGATGTTTCGATCAGTGCAGATTCTTTCCAGTGACTAACTTTTGGAGTTGGgggttgtcggtgtatcaggaactaggggtccctgaatcccgaggccaggtcgGCTATCCGCCACATAGCGCCATCCTGCGAGGTCTCTCAtataggatgagaaaagctcaagtcccgggagaaggtgctcggggccacagtcagtggtccccgagcactccagttccctgatgatccacagagtctaagtaccgggaagaaagtgctcggggaggtgtacggtcacccccgagcaccttagtcccccgatgatcagaagagctaagttccgagagagagtgcttggggccgcgagcagcggcccccgagcactcggttccccgagggtccgtacaagagtattcgggagagagtgctcggggctgcacgtggcagcccccgagcactcggttccccgagggtccatgcaaaagtgctcggggaggcgaacagtacctccgagcacccggcaccccgaggacaaagatggcattctcgggagagagtgctcggggatgcgaacagtacccctgagcactcggtaccccgacgactcagaaaggcccccgaggggcctaccgatgaggtgtcaaccagccagaggtccgaggccgcatttaatgagcgtgcgtggcctgtcgcctccaactactcccgccgcgctcagcgtcagttcctgccacgttttggtaGAGaagcgtggggtcattaattgcacaggtcccgtcccgcgccatccggcttgtctcgggataacgtcgtgaggatcaaggcgttccgtctgccgcactgctgtggcaggggaacaagacagggcgagcacgccgggttgctctgcggctgcccggtgggccctcttcacggcgcccgttgccagggcatttatggtgatgggCGACCTggcgtgcgacgtattttccacccccggtcacttcacccagaagaaatgatgacgcccttttccatttatgacgtcttggaactcgagccccctccttcccgttcggggcatgtctcgaccggcgggtacttaaaacagtcggcggcacagaagcaaaGGGAGAGCCATCCTGAGGAACGAAACAACAACAAGAGACACACCAACAACGAAGAgtagacacgaagaacacagcgcaagagagacacggtgagcaaggttgagcacagttcctgccgaagaacaaggggCCTCAAGCTCATAGTTAGACCAACATCTTTGTAACCagtaacatccttgagggacttcctcaggacagttatagcatccatacaggagtagggtattacgcccccgtgcggctcgaacctgtctaaattccggtgcatttacttcttcttccactaggtcgtcacccccaccaccagctgttgcattcattcccatttatttctccgacgaacttattcaggatcatcccctcggccgaatctctaaaaaggggtctctcgggatccctgcgataggagttaatcctccgacaggggTATAAATACTCTTTTGTCTCCTTGCGTGTGGGCACGTTTTGGGAGGGGTTTGAAGTTGATTTTCTAGTGCTTGCAAATGCTTGAGAGGTGttggaacttggtgttccaccttagagtgctccccttctttttttagaattgCTTTGTGATATTTAATgactttgtggcttagtgagtagagagagaggtgtggtGCCTTGGTGGTCCACGGTCGGTGTATTAGTTGTGTGTGCTTGAACATTTGGTATTGATCGTGTGTGAGTTCGAGAGTTTGTTATTCTTAGAGACTACCATCTCCTAGATTGCTCGGTGGTGGGTTACCgacgatctcctcaagtgaagattataAGGAGGTTCAGAAGTAGCAGCAGAACTCACAATCtctggagtggaggaagagttggccatAATAGAGACAGAGAGTACATGTGTGCAACCTCGTAAGGAAaaaggttgaaagagacccagcttAAATGTGACTGAtcttcctcaacagagacgtaggatatTAATGGATATCTGAATTTTGGTAACAAATCATTTATCTCCTTATTTTCTTACTCTTGtgcatatgcttatttgtatgtgcattgaATTAATTTCGTGATATTCAATATATCATTTTGCATTGATCGGATGTTTCAATGAACAGTATCAGAACATTCGATGAATAATACTTTTAGAACATCtgattagagttttttttcttgcatatcttgctagatttaAATAATCTTTATCACGTTAGGATTGTAACATTCACATTTGTTTAGTAtgtttgtgcactagttgagtctaacatatttagttttttcacttatgaaaaatTCATTAGTTTATTTTCGCTGTAAGTTTAATCCAAGTATCAAAAGAGGATGAACTTTTAAAAAACAGCTATTCATCCCCTCTAAACAACTTCATTATCCTTTCAGTACATTACTAATTCAAAATTATCTATGTGTTGCAGGGTTCACTATTGTTCAATGTGCTGATCAATTGCAGTTGTTGCAGCAAGATAATGgatgagatatttttttaaaggtgcaatttttttttgaagtatACGATCAAAATTATAGATATAGATTGTGGATATAAAGAATATAAAGATCTCTTTCGGAATGGCCGTAACGATGAGCTTTGGCTTTCACTTTATCCTGCTTGCGTTGTACAGGggttttaaaaaaacttatgtGACCATTGTTGGTGTGACATGAAACAATTTATTTGAGCCACATCACCCATGCTATCCACACCTGCACTGACTGAGACACAAACCATGATTGACGTTAATTAGACGAAGGCGTCATCAATCAATTGGCAACCGTTAACCATACTAGTACTAGAGGCATAGTTTTATTATGTCGTAAATTTCCTTgcaagataaaataaaatagcaaCCGAACACATAAAATTCGTGAAAACAAGAGTATATATATTCGAGAAAACAATGGCTGTGCTGGTGTATAAATTTCCTACCTGCATGGAAATTCcattctcaaagaaaaaaattatgtgggCTCTGTTGTTGTGACATGAAGCAAtttagggcttgtttgtttcagcttcggattctggctttcagcttttacaattcgaagctgaaacaaacagacaatttttggttatagctttttaaaatctgctggttggattgtgataatctgagaagctggtttttctcagcttttgatagattgtgaaagtccattttactaaactgtccattaaaattttttagaatctacagtctaaaagcttttcacaatccaacttttcacgatccagctttttacaattcaacttttataaactgcttttcagaatctttaGCTGAAAAAAACAGGCCTTAGTTGAACCACATCACCCACGCTATCCTCTCCGAGAACGGCACCGCAGACTGACAGGTGGGTCCACAGTCACGAGGTCCCACCAGTCAGCGGACTGGCTGTTCTCCCTTGTCCGCGCACGCCGAAAGCGCGACCGGTGTATCCAGGCTAGCACTAGCGCAGCGCGCGACGGGCCCACCCACGTGCCTCCCCCGGGCCCACAAGGGAAGCCACCTCACCTACGCCGCGGCGGTCACGGGATGGTCCACGTGTCGGCTTCGCTGGGCTCGGTGCGTCGGACGGCGTGCGGGCCCCACCCTGCCTGCTTTGTTGCATTAATCACACTGCGCTATTTTTTACTAGGCCCCTGTGCTTTGTGTGATTTCCTTTTTCATCCAAATGGTCAAACTCTGATCGCAGTCCAAGTGAGGCAGCGACACGGTTATTGGACGGACCCCCACTTTAGATTCTTTCCAAGAGACTTCGTTATGGACAAACGCGACAAGAGGTTTCCAGAAATGAACTCGCTTTCTTACAATTCTTTATTCTCCCTATTCTCCCTAgtgtactttttttttgtctgtttttcTTCTTAGAACTCCTCCACTTTATTTGTATGTACATTCGTAATTGGAAACTCATGTTAAGTATAAACTTATGACGATGCAAATACTCACAGGTATCAAATTCGTGGATATCATGCGAGAGTTGAGAGCAAGGAGGCAGCTAAATGACAAGAGCAGACGAACAACTTGCGTGTTGTCATGAAAATATCACGGTTATTTATCGACCAATGAAATAATCATTTAGTAGCTATACTATGATAGCATACATCAACAAAATATCTTGTAACCGTTATGTTCCTACGAATTTTTTAGACTTTTGAAAGAACTACAATATGAAATTGTGTCCACAAATATGCATTAACAACAAGGAAATTGTGTGGAAACCTCGACAAGAAATTCAGGGAAACTTCGAACCAGATGGTGATGGCACAGTTATTGATAGAGATAAACCGATATCAGAAAGATTCAGGGTGCTATCTGTAAGAGAAGAAAATTTGTTACATTGAAATTTCTTTTCATAATCCCTAGCTTCCagactcctctctctctctctccgccgtgTTCTCCCCTCCAACTGAGATCACTGCGCGCGACTCCCGCGCCatggcctcgccgccgccgccgccgccggctacGAGACACTAGCAACGCTCCTCGAGGCAGCTGCGGCCGACCCGGGTTCGTGCCTGTTGTCGCTTCTTTGCTTTTGTTTCCCTCGATGTGATCTTCTGGTTCAAGTTGCATCTCTTCTTCTTTCGCCCCGAAAGAATGTTCCTTTCTTGCTCGCCGGTTGCGGTTTCTGTTGAAAGACGCGATCTTTACGGTCGGCACGGCCTTCTGTAGGAGAAGAGGAAATATTTTTTTGCTCTTTAACTCATCTTGTGTTGTGGAATATAGGCTTGGATTTGCTGACGAGGGGAAAGGGATAATAGAGTGAAGGAGGCGGGGGAGAAGATGACTTCCGAAATGGTAAAGGCGGCGACGAgcgagaagctcaaggagatGGATTGGGCTAAGAACATCGAAATCTGCGAGCTCGTGGCGCAGGATCCTGGGTATTCTTGCCATTCCCGTCTGCTCCTGCTGTTCCACTAGATTTTCTGTTCAAAATCATTGGTTTTGCTATTAGCATTGCGATTTTACTAGATGAAGCTTCGGTTAATGAGTTTGGCAACAAGATGTATCTCTTTTTTTTGGTGATATTGAGTGCACGATCTGTTGATCCTAAGACAGCTATCAGTTCTTTGTTGCCAGTTGGCGTcatgtttttttctttatgtAAATCATGGCTCATGTGTTGCCATTTGGAAAGAGTGTTTTTGCTTACTTGAACGATTTGTTTATTTTACGTTCCTGTTACTGTCACCAGAAAAGCGAAGGATGTGATCAAGTCTATAAAGAAGTGTATAGGGAGCAGGAGCAAGAATACTCAACTCTATGCTGTTATGGTGAGTTATATGCACAGCGGTAGCTCCCATGTGTCTTGATTCTCCGATTAAGTGCTGCACTATGCAAGTCTAGATTAGTCACAGGAATGCACTCCTTGCATTTCTTCATAGTTCATATCAGGGACATGTAAGAAGAGAGGAATTAGTTGTGCTTTTtacaaaccccccccccccccccccgggatTCCCTGAAAAGAAACTGTGTAAATCCTAAAAAGGACTTGTTGCTAATGGTTTGGTGCAAATCACTTAACAGTTCCTTTGATTTTGAAGGGAGCATAGAACTAGGAGTACCTAAGATGTTTTCTTGTCTGTGGGGTGAATTATATGCTTTATATATTATTTCTGGATCTTTAAAGTCTTAGCTTAGTTCTTGTTGTAACGTTCCTGCTATCactattcctttttttttgccattttttttttgcgaatctGCTATCACTAATCCTAAATGACCTGCCATTTTCCTTGGGTAATTTTAATTAACTCATCGTAATGTGCATCTGTATTTCTATGATTAATCTTTAGTCTTGATTCACTgtgctgtttgtttcagctattgGAGATGCTCATGAATAACTGTGGAGAGCCTATCCACAGGCAGGTCATTGATAATGGGCTTCTCCCGATACTTGTAAAGATAGTGAAGAAAAAGGTAAGTTCTTCCTCACTGAATGTTGGAGGACAGTTGTGAAACTTTACTAATTGATGTTGACATAACACGCTATCTTGGTTGCAGACAGAATTACCAGTCCGGGAAAAGATATTTCTTTTGCTGGATGCGACCCAAACATCCCTTGGTGGAGCTAAAGCAAAGTTTCCTCAGTATTATGAGGCATACTATGACTTGGTGGTAGGTATCGCGTTATACATTTTAATTCTTTCACTTTGttccttccttctctctcttggtATCATGTTGCAAATTCCGATAGGGCCAAGTAAATCTGTATACTGTAAGGATTTTTACTGGAATCTTTTCCTGCACGCCAAGAACAAATGCATGTGCTCTTCTTATAGGAATTCATTGATAACATGTGGGTGTCATAAAAAgcctcaatattttttttttgttgtgctGTGTTTTTGGTAGTTACATGGTTTATGGCTTAACCACTTCTATGACTCTAATATGCTCTGCAACTGTTCTTTTCATTGTATATTCCTTTGTAACGTTCAGAGTAGAAAGTTGACACCTTTTTGGGGTGTTGTTACAGCTGAAGCTATTATTCTGTTTGCTTTTGTAGTCTGCGGGTGTGCAATTTTCGAATCGTCCAAACATTGTTGTTACGAGGGCAGAAGTTCCAGTCCCAGAAACAAGAACAGAACCAAATAAGGACGGTTTATCTTCCAGACTGAATGAGGGTCAGAGGGAAGTGCACACTCAGCCTGCTTCTGACACAAGGTACTTTATTGTCATCAATAGTCCGCACCTCATGTTGTATGTTGCATTCAAATTGATTTTCCCCAAAGTTCTTTCTGAAATTTTGGCATTGCCTATATCTTTTGGTTTAAATATCTTCTTAGCTAATGCTGTAAATTAAGGTAGCGTACCGGCACTCTAGCCTTTCTATATTTGGGTCAAAAGTTCCATGGCGACACTCTTGTTTGTCTCTTTCCTGGTGAATAATGGTAGTTGCCATCCATTCTCATGTCATTTTGGTAACAGTATTACAGAGTTCAGTGTATGGTAATATTGTTAAGTTGTTCTCTATGCCATTTTTGGCTGCTCTGAGCTATCCTTGTTGATGAATTTTGAGTTGTGGTAGGAGCCAGTAGCATGATGTTCAGAGGGAATTGGTGAGTGGTGACGACAAAATGGAACACCATGAAGCAAAGCATATTTATATGTGACATTTCACCCTGTATTAATGATCCTGTGTTTCTTCCTTCACCATTACTTCCTTCTGGTGGAATCTTATGTTGTACTCTGTACTGATTTATGTTCAGTGATCAGTGCAGTTGTCTTTAGGATGCCTTGATTAGCATACATGGTAGTCTACAGTGTTGCTTAATATTTTCAGACAAGACAATTGCATGTGACAAATATTGCTTTATCGCTGTTGGATGACCAAATGCATATTGGATCTTCAAAGTTCTAACTGTACATTTTGGTGTATTTCAGTATAATCCGGAAAGCCACTAGTGTCATGGAAGTTTTAAGGGATGTGCTTAATTCCGTGGATCCTAGACATCCTGAGGTATGAGATGAAATCACTGTTTGCATCCtcaatcatgttttttttttttctcgaatacgcgAGAGAGCTGCTTAGCCCTGGCTGCACACCACAAAGTGCCCTCTACTTCCACTGCTCGCACAACTTTATTTGCATCAGGAGAGGTAGCATTGAAAACACAATCATTTTGATGTTTCCAAAGTTCCCAAGCAACTAGAATGATCAAGGGGTTAAGCCCTTTCCTTTGCTGCTTGTCTACCCGCTTGATTGATCGACTCCACCAGGCTGAAAAACCATCAACATCAGGAGGTGGCACTAGCATTTCGAGACCAACCCGCCGAAAGACAAAGAACCAAACTTGCCGTGAAACCACACAGGAGATAAGGAGGTGTTGCATTGTCTCACCAGATTTAACACAAAGAGGGCAGCAGGGAGGATGAGAAAGATCTCATTTCGCTAATCTGTTAGCTGTCCAACAACGATTGAGTAGGGCCAGCCATATGAAAAATTTGCAGCGCAGCGGAGCCCATGATTTCCAAATCCTCTTTCACGGTGCCCACAAAGAAAGCTTTAAAGGCTTACTTGCAAGAATATGTCCCCGAGCTAGATAATTTCCAAGAGTGCTGATCCTGCACATCATGCTGTAGAACAATATCTTCCATCAAATCCCACACCATCAAATACTCCTCAATGGCTTGCATTGTTAGAGCACCTTTTATATCAGAGACCCAATGGCGGTTATCAAGTCCCTGAGCAACTGTCCTTTGATTTATAGCTCGCTTCGGGACCAACGCAATAAGATTAGGGGCCAGCTCGGCTAGAGCTCAACCATGCAACCATCTGTCAGACCAAAACTTGGTGTCCATTCCATTACCAACCAAGGTCACAGTAGCCATATAAAACATTGCTTGAGCACATGGATGGACCTGCACTTGCATACCGGACCAAGGTCTGGTAGGATCAGTTTTTTTGCAACCAAAGCCACCTCATACGTAGAGCCCAACCAAGAGTAGTCAGATTATGGATACCCAGGCCCCCATACTCAATTGGGAGGCAAACTCTCCACTAAGCCACTAGGCAATTGCCGCCATTAGCTTGCTCCTGCCCCTTCCAAAGAAAACCTCGTCTCCGCTTGTCAATTGCCATGATAACCCATTTAGGAAGAACAAAAGCAATCATGAGATAAATAGGAACGGACATGAGCACTACCTTGACCATGATGAGTCTGCTGGCCCTGTTCATCGAGGCTTTCCATCCTGGGAGATAATTGGCCACTTTATCCACAAGAGGTTGGAGTTCTGCTTTAGTGGGTTTTCTAACTGATAGAGGCAAGCTAAGATAAGTGCAAGGAATTTTTTTACTTCACAAGACAGCACCCCATGAATTACCTCCAGGTGCTCATCCTGGCACTGAATAGGTGTTACTGAACACTTTAGGATGTTTGTTTTGAGGCCAGAGGCTGCACCAAATACCTAGAGTATACGTGTAATCAGTTCAAGGTCCTCCTTCCTTGGCCAAAGAAAAAGGACCGCATCATCCGCATACAAGGATACCCAATGTAGGATACCTTGGGCAGCAAGTGGCTGTAAGAATCCACCTTGACATGCTCGAGGAATAAGCGTTCATGACGAGTATGAAGAGCATGGGGGAGAGAGGATCCCCTTGTCTAAGACCCCAGTGGTGCACAATTTCATCACCCTGTTCACCATTCAACAACACTCTGGTGGAAGACGAAGCCAAAAGAATGCATAACATGTCACACCAACGATGGCCAAAACCCAATTGCTCTAGCACTTCCAATAAGAAAGGCCATGAAACTGAATCGAAGGATTTGGAGATATCCAACTTTAGAAGAATGTGTGGCTCCTTGGATCTGTCCAAACTCTTGGCTGTTTGTTGGACAAGGAGGAAATTGTCATGTATACATTGATATCCAGATTTCATCACTTTCAATCCTTTTGTTCTGGGGAAGCTAACTTGCGTGAGGCACGCTGTATTCTTCTATCTAAAAATCAACCTGCTGTCAAATCTTACACCTTTGTACTGTATTCTTGCAGGAGGGAGCGACAGATGAATTTGTTTTGGATCTTGTAGAGCAATGTACATTTCAAAAGCAACGGATAATGCACCTGGTTATGACATCGAGGTACATGTTCAGATTTTGTTACCATATTTCAGTTTTTCTTCTGCTTTGACATACTGCTGCTGTAATGGTACGGtccttggttttttttttttgggggggggggggtggggggattATATTTCTCCATATAAGCAAGGGCATGGTAATAAACTGCTAATAGTTACACTGATATTAGTGTTTTCGCTACTATTTGCTAGGGATGATCTGGTGGTATCGCAAGCTATAGAGCTAAATGAAGAGCTGCACATGGTCCTTGTTCGACATGATGCATTGCTTTCAGTTCAACCAACTACAACATTAGCTTCTAATctgaaggaagaagaggaggaagaagatgctgaAAGTCTCTATCGGAGGTATGATCTATCATTCTTTCTTCTATCAATGGTGGAAGGCAGCCTCTTACGGCATTCATTCTTTCCCTGTTGAAACAGGCTGCGGAAGGGAAAGGCTCTATCACAAGATTACCAAGACGACACCATGCCATCGTTCCGTTCCATACCCGAGGACAAGATGCGGCGTCCACTCATCATCCAGCCGCCTCAACCCGAGAAAAAACTTGGAGCGCTGAACATCCGCTTGCCAAACCCAGAGCCGAGACCTGAACCTGCTCCGTTGATACCGCCGCCGCCTGCCAAGCACGCCGAGAGGGAGCGGTTCTTCAGGGAGAAGAGCACAGACGGTGTCACCAACTTGCCGGACCACCTGAGGGGCCTGTCGCTGCACAGCCGGGACGGCAGCAGTTCGTGCAGTGGCAGCACTGATTATGGCGACTGAGGGGGAGTGGCAGTACATACAAGGGTTTGGTTCTTCGGGTTGATCTTTCATGTCATCAGGCGATCATACACCTCTCTCCAGAGAGGCCACGAGCCTTGTCTTCTTCATACTGACCTGTGTACACTTGGTTTGGTAgctaattcttttctttttctttggctGGCATTGGGCGACCGTTGTGTAGGTGTGTTGTGGGGTTTTCAGATCTACAGATGATTGAGAGCTGTGGTCGATCTGCAGTGCGCTGCAGGATGGGGTATACTTTTGTTAGAAGCGTTGGTCTGCTTTCTCCTTTTGTCTTTCTGTTTGTGGATGTGGTGTGCACTTGGTTGTGTCAGGGGCGTGCGTGTTATTCATTCAGCTTTAGCTAGCTGCTGCCGGCCCGGCAGCAAATGGTCGGTCGTTATCGTTGGTAAAAGCTACTGTGCAGTGCAGTGACACTGTAAGGCACCTAGTCCAGGGTTCGAAAATGCGATCACAAACCGCGAATATCGATGCTTAGCGGTTGATTCGCTAGCACTTGTATTTCGAAAACCGTCGCTTATcggttgaatttgaattcaaattcaaaaaattataaaatctgGCCAAATTTTCACTTAATTCTTTGAATTTTGATCAATATTTGAAGAATTCGTTGGGAATGGATTTCGGTGCTGCACCATATTTATGAACCCTGCCCTAGTCTGTATATCGGAATTGGTCTGCTGCTTACTCCAGTGAAGAAAAATGGTTGATGTTTTGGACGGTCTCTGCAAATAATTGTAGCCATCGATTTCTCTCGTGACCTGGGTTCGAAATCTGGATAGAAAACTAGCGTCTGTTTAACATAATTATTATACTAGTATACAACCATGAGTGTCAAACACAAGCATATATATAGCTTAGTGGTTCACTGATACAGGGTGAAAAATTATTGCTAGTAACCTCTCATATTGATTAtataaatttgtataaattgttagatatatatagtgGAGTGAAACCATGATCATCTCAGTTC contains:
- the LOC133898820 gene encoding TOM1-like protein 5 translates to MTSEMVKAATSEKLKEMDWAKNIEICELVAQDPGKAKDVIKSIKKCIGSRSKNTQLYAVMLLEMLMNNCGEPIHRQVIDNGLLPILVKIVKKKTELPVREKIFLLLDATQTSLGGAKAKFPQYYEAYYDLVSAGVQFSNRPNIVVTRAEVPVPETRTEPNKDGLSSRLNEGQREVHTQPASDTSIIRKATSVMEVLRDVLNSVDPRHPEEGATDEFVLDLVEQCTFQKQRIMHLVMTSRDDLVVSQAIELNEELHMVLVRHDALLSVQPTTTLASNLKEEEEEEDAESLYRRLRKGKALSQDYQDDTMPSFRSIPEDKMRRPLIIQPPQPEKKLGALNIRLPNPEPRPEPAPLIPPPPAKHAERERFFREKSTDGVTNLPDHLRGLSLHSRDGSSSCSGSTDYGD